The nucleotide sequence CATCGTCGACGGCGACGCGGTGACCACCACCGCCGACACGACCGACGAAGACTGGCTGCCCAACGCCAGTGCGCGAATTCAGTTCGGCGGCGGCCTTCAGGCCCGCGCAACCTATTCGAAGACGCTGGCACGCCCGGGCTTCGGTTCGCTCAACCCCGGCCTGAATTATGTCGTGTCGACCAACCCGAACATCCGCAACGGCGGCTCGGGCGGCAATCCCGACCTGTTGCCGCAGATGTCCGACAGCTATGACGCGACGCTCGAATATTACTGGCGTTCGGGCTATTTCGCGATTGGCGGTTATTATCGCGACATCCAGAACCGCGTCGTCAACGATGTCGACGTCGAAACGATCGGCGGCATCGAATACAACATCTCCCGCCCCCGCAACGTTGGCGAAGCCACGCTGAAGGGCATCGAGGTCAGCGGTCAGATGTTCTTCGACTTCCTGCCGGGCGATCTTGCCGGGTTCGGTACCTTCGGCAACTTCACCTATGCGGACAGTGAAATCGGCGGCAGCGATCCGCTGGCGGGATATTCGTTGCAAGGCGTGTCGAAGTACAACTTCAACGCGGGCTTGCTTTACGATCGCAACGGCATTTCGGGTCGCGTCGTCTATACCTACCGTTCCGATTATTTCGACGAGAACCGCACCGGCGCTGGTGACGTCCGCCCGGTCGACCAGCCCGTATGGCTGAACTATGTTCGCCCCAACGGTCGTGTCGACTTCAGCCTGGCCTATGACGTGACGCCGGAACTGACCCTGACGGTAGAGGGGACCAACGTGCTTCGTTCGCGCTATCAGAGCTATATCAACCAGGATTACTTCATCCGCGACACGCGCACCGACGACAGCATTTATGCCGTCGGTTTCCGGGCGCGCTTCTGATGCGGCGGCTGGCTGTCATCGCGGCGCTGGCGCTGGGTGTTTCAACCCCGGCGCTGGCCGAAAACCCCCAGTTTCAGGGCGCCGATCCACATGCCCTAATGATCGACGGGGAATTGTGGGTGTTCCCGACCGGCGGGCCGGTCGGGGCATGGGACGCTGACCGGTTTCACGCCTTCTCCTCACGCGATTTGAAGACGTGGCGCGACCGGGGCGAGCTGATCCGGCGAGAGCAGATCAAATGGGTGCGCGACGACGGCGCACCCGAACGCTTCTTGTGGGCGCCCGGCGTCGCAACCAAGGATGGCAAGTGGTATCTTTACTACTCGCTGGGCCCCAACACGCCCAAGCCCAGCCATATCGGCGTCGCGGTCGCCGATCGGCCTGAAGGTCCGTACAAGGACAGCGGAAAGCCGCTGCTGACCGGACGCCAGGGCTTTGAAGCGATCGACCCGATGGTCTTTGTCGATCCGAAAAGCGGCACGCCCTATTTCTACGCGGGCGGCAGCGCCGGATCGACGCTGCGGGTGTTCGAGATGAACCCCGACATGGTGTCGTTCAAGCGCGAGGTGCAGGTCGAACAGCCGCCCTTCTTCACCGAAGGCGCGTTCATGCACGAACGCAACGGCACCTATTACCTGTCGTACAGCCATGGCCGCTTCAACGGGCCGAGCTATTCGGTGCATTACGCAACCGCGCCCTCGCCCACCGGGCCGTGGCGCTATCGCGGACGCATTCTGGCCAGCGACGCCACGCACAAGGGGCCGGGGCATCACAGCTTCGTTCAGACGCCGGGTGGCGAGACGCTGATCGTCTATCACCGCTGGGAGAACCCGTCGGGCCCCGCCCCCTATCAGGGTGAGCGGCAGGTTGCGATCGACCGCATCCGCTATGCTCGCGATGGCAGCATCCTGCCGGTCAAGATGACCGACGGGGCAGCGGCACCGACACTGAAGCCCAAGGGTTAATTCCCCCGAACCGAGCGGTCATCCTCCCCGGCCCGCTCGTTTCGAATTCGACCCGGCAGCGTTACGGCCGCCGGGTCTTTTTTGTGACTCTAGTCGGTCGAGATCAGGCCTTTGCAGTCGATGCGCCATGTTCGGCATACAACCCGGCATAACGGCGCACGATTGTGGGCAGCATCTGCTCGATCCACTCGGCCATCGCGCGCTCCTCCCGCAGCGACAGGCGCAGCAGGTCCACACCGTCGAAGCCGTAATCCTCACCCAGCACGATCAACGACGAATATGCCGCGATCTCGAAATGCTCGAACGCGTAATTGGCATAGCTGTTCTTCAATATCTCGTCGCCCGCCATGCTGTGCGACATCGCGGCCATGCCGCCCGACATGCTGAGGCCCAGATCCTTCGCGACCGATCGGCTGGTGTCGAATCCCGCCATGATTTCGTCCAGCCGCGAAACCTGTTCGTTCGTCTCGTCGATATGGGCGCGCAACCGCTCCGCCACTTCGGGATAATGTTCCAGCCGCTCGACCTGGGGCGTCATGATTGACAAGGCCTGTTTCTCAACCGCATGCGCGTTGCGAAGGCCGTCGCGGTACAGTTCCAGCACGGCTTCACCGGCGTTCAAATTCGTCGCCATGTCTTGTTCCTTTCAGAAAACAGGATCGGAATGGCTCGCTGCCGACGCCGCTTGCGCCGCCATGCTGGCCATCAGTTCGAATTCCATCACGTCATGGGCACAGAAAATGCGGACATCGCCCGCATGGTCGGATGCCAGCTCCCGCAATTGGCGTTGGTTGGCGACCCGCGCGGCGCGGTCGACCTCCAGCATCGCCTGATAGCCGCGAAGGCCGGGCGTGCAGCGCCGCGCCTCCCCGCCCATCTCGCCGCGATAGAAATAGGCGTCACCCGCGTGGAGCATCCAGCCATCGTCGCCCCGCACCGCCACGCCCGCATGACCCCAGCTATGCCCCGACAGCGGGACCAGCAGGATTTCGGGCGGCAGCCCGTCCAGATCGCGCACCGCGTCGAACCCGAACCAGCGCTCTCCGCCGCCCATGGGATAGAGCCGCCAGTCATCGGCCTCAGCCCATTGAAGGGGGCGATAACGGCGTGTGCCGACCAGCGCGCCGCCGTCGCGCGCGTCGGCCGCTTCCTTTTCACGCGCGGTCACATGTACGCGGGCATTGGGAAAATCCTCGATCCCGCCAGCATGGTCGAAGTCGAGATGGGTCAGCACAATGTGCCGCACATCGCCGGGGTCGAAGCCCAGCCGCCGAATCTGCGCCAGCGCCGTTTCCTCTCGCCGGAGCTGCGGATTGTTGAGCATGCGGAAGAAGGGCGACAGCCGCGCACCAGGCCGCTCGACGTCGCGCATGCCATAGCCGGTATCCACCAGCACCAGACCCTGCTTGCTTTCGATCAGCAGGCAATGGCAGACCAGATGGCCCAGCGCACTGTCGCTGCGGCCGTCGAACAGCCGCCCGCCCGCCGGGCAACAGGTGCCGCAATTCAGATGGTGGATCCGCACGGCCTTACCTCACAACAATGTCGTTGGCATTGGGGACCGGGCGCGTTGGCGGACATAGTCGCTTGCGGGTCTGCGCATCGACGGCCGCATCGCGCCGCCGGATAAACATCCAGTACCCGAACGCCACGGCGCCGATGGCGACCGCGACCACTGGCATCCGCCCAGGCTTGCCGGTCTCCCGCTCTCCGGTCCATTCGCACAGCGGGCGCTTGCCCGGCGAAGTGGCGGAGGTTGGCACATCAGGCACCGATCGACGCCCAATATCCTGCATGAATAACTTTCGTTATAATCATGTTTTTACTCGGTTAATTTACACCTCCATACAAGCGATTCAGGCGAACGCCGGTTCCCGCAAAATCGCGGTGGGACATGATACTTACGCAATATTCTGCGCGGGCGACGGCTCAGCCAGCTGCCTGATAGATCGCGTCGAGCGTTTCCGCCGCCCAGCCTAGTGTCCCGGCTGCCGGGTCATAGGCGCGGCTCTCGCTCAGTCGGCGTGCCCATGCCACGGCCGCCCGCCCGCCCCATTCGTCAGGCGGGTTCGCCAGCCGGGTCGCACGCGTCCCCTCCAGATGATCGAGCGTGAAGTCATAGAATGACCCGGCGACATTGGCGAAGCGCAACGCCCCGCGCGTGCCGGTGAAGCGCGCCTCGATCTCTGCATCCACGCCGGCGGGCAGGTCCCATGAACAAGCCAGCCGGACCAGTGGCCCGCCGCGTGCCCGCATCTGCACCAGCGCCAGATCCTCGCACGCCGAACGGCCTGAAATCGGGCACCCACCGGCGAACAGGGCGGCATGGATGGACTTCCATTCCAGCGGCCCGCACACTCCGCCCAGCAGGTCGATCAGATGGCTGCCCAGGTCGATCAGGCACCCGCCGCCCGACAATGCCGGGTCACGAAACCAGGGCTTGCCGGGGCCGAATGCATTGTGAAAGGTCAGATCGACGAAGTGCGTTTTCCCGATGCCGCCCGTCGCGATCATGGCCAGCATACGCTCCACCGCCACTGCGCGGCGATAGGAGAAATCCACTGCCAGCAGCCGGTCGACCCTCCGCGCGCAGGCCAGCACGCGCTGCGTCTCCGCTGCGTCGCGGCCCAGTGGCTTTTGACAGAAGACAGCGTGTCCGACCGAGAGCGCGCGGATTGCCTGATCGGCGTGCAGCGCGCTGGGTGTTGCGATGACCACCCCGTCCAGCGGCAGCGCCAGAAGCGCATCCAGGTCGTTCATCACGACCGCGTCCGGAGCCACGACCAGCGCCTCCTCAAGGCTCGCCGCATCGGGTTCGAGCACCGCCGCCGCGCGGGCAAGGCCGCTGTCGATCAGCGCGGCCATTCGATGGCGCCCGATCCAGCCGGTCCCGACAAAGCCCAGCGCCAACCTCATGCCAGCCGCACCCATGCCTTGACGAAGCCGTCCGGCTTTTCGGCGGTGGCGTCCAGCGCCTCGCCCAGACGCTCGATCGGATAGGCCGCGCTGTAGAGCGGCGTGGGGTCCAGCCAGCCCGCCGCAACCGCCGCAACCGCTTCGGCCAGCCCGCGACGCTGCACCGCCGGGTTGCGTTCATGCGCGCTGACGATGTCGATCCCCTTCCAGTTCCACATCTGCATGTTGACCTGTCGCGGGCCGTCCTGATGATAGCCAGCGATCACCAGCCGCCCGCCCTCTCCCACCAGTTCGCCGGCCAGGTCGAGCGGCCATTGCTTGCCCACCGCCTCGATCACGCATTCGCATCCCCGGCCCCCGGTCAGCGCGCCGACGCGCTCGATGATGGCCCCGTGATCCTCCATGGGGATCACGTGATCGGCGCCGAATTGCTCCGCCAGCGCCAGCGATTCCGGCCGGCGCGATATGGCGATCACTCGCGCCCCTGCCCGGCTGGCCAGTCGCGTCAGGATCGCCCCCAGAAAGCCGATGCCGATAATCGCCACCGTCTGTCCGGCACCGATCGAACTGCGGCGAAAGATGTTGAAGGCACAGCCAATCGCCTCCCCCGGAAAGGGCTGTCCGTCCAGTTCAGGCGGCAGGCGCACGCATGATGCAGCCGGTGCAAGGTCATATTCGGCATAGCTGGCCCCGGTAAGCGCGGCGACCCGGTCACCCGGCGACACATTCGTCACGGCGCTCCCCACCGCTTCGACAACGCCCCAAGGCTCGTGTCCCAGCCCACCCGGCGGCAGCGGATAGTCGATCCATTCGGAGCCCTGCCACGGCAACAGGTTCGACGCGCACACGCCGCACCCTTCGACCCGGATCAGCACTTCGTCGGCGCCGGGGCGCGGCCGTTCCGTCTGAACGACGCGCATCGTGCCGGGCGCGACCAATTGGGCGGCGCGCATCGTGGCGGGATCAGTGGGCAATGAACGCCTCCAGTGCGTGACGAGCGACATCGTCGGTCATCTGGACCGGCGGGTGCTTGCAGAACCAGGCGCTGGCCGCCTCGACCGGGCCGGCCAGCCCGCGATCGCGCGCGACCTTGGCGCAACGGATCATGTCGATCGCCACTCCTGCCGAATTGGGGCTGTCCTCCACCGACAGGCGCAGTTCCAGGTTCATCGGCACGCCGCCGAACAACCGCCCCTCCATCCGCAGGAAGCAGACCTTGTTGTCGTTCTGCCAGGCGACATAGTCGGACGGGCCGACATGGATGTCGGCATCGGCCAGCCGTTCGGCGGCGACCGACTGCACGGCTTCGGTCTTTGATTCCTTTTTCGATGCCAGGCGCTTGCGCTCCAGCATGTTCAGGAAGTCGGTATTGCCACCGGTGTTCAGCTGATAGGTCCGCTCCAGCTGGACGCCGCGCCGCGCGAACAGGTCGGTCAGCACGCGGTGAACGATGGTCGCGCCCAGCTGCGCCTTTATGTCGTCGCCGATGATCGGGACACCCGCGGCGGCAAAGCGCGCTCCCCACTTCTCATCGCTGGCCAGAAAGACGGGGATCGCATTGACGAACGCAACACCCGCTTCCAGCGCGCATTCGGCGTAGAATTCGCTCGCCTGCTGGCTGCCGACCGGCAGGTAATTGACCAGCACCTCCACTTCGCTGTCGCGCAGCACGGCAACGACATCGGACTGCGATGGCTGGTCGGCGTCAGCCAGAACAAAGCTGCGCTCCGGCGGATAATCGGCCATGTGATCGGCCACCCCGTCCAGCACCCGGCCCATCCTGACCGCCGTGCCGGCACGCGGCACGTCGGCACAGAAGCGCTGGGTGCAGTTGGGCGCCATGAAGATCGCGTCGGAGACGTCCTGTCCGACCTTGCGCACGTCGATGTCCCACGCGGCGGCAACGCGGATGTCGCTGGCGCGGTAACCCTCGATCACGTCATGGGTCAGCCCGATCGCGCTGTTCGAATGGTCGCGATAATGGGCGATGCCCTGAACCAGCGAACTGGCACAGTTACCGACGCCGACGATCGCCAGATTGATCGGTTTGGGATGGGGCGAGCGCATGGAAACCTCCCTCATTCGGCGGCCGCGGCTTGCGCGCGGGCCGGAGCGTAGCGGTCGATCATGGCCGCACAGAAATCGGCGAACGCCTGCGGATCGTGCGCACGCGACGTGTGATGCGGCTCAACCCCCAGATGTTCGGGGGTGAAGCAAAAGGTCACGGTGACGTCGAAATCGGCCAGCGCGTCCATCTGTCGGTCGAACCAGTCCAGCGCGCCTTCACGAAAGCTGTCCGCCCAGCTGAGGCCCGTTCGCAGCTGACGAACTCCCAACCGCTTCATCCACGCGACCGCATCGTCCAGCCGGGGATCGTGGAAATGAAACCATTGCATCAGCCCCATCCGGTCCGCGACCCGCGCATAGGCGTCCAAAGCGGGCTTTGGTGTGCCGTCGGCGCGGATCAGGCCCATGTGGAAATGCCGGTAATAGCTGGACCCCTCCGCCTCACGGTGGCGGGTGGTCGCGCCCCATTCCATCGGCAGGTCGTAGAGCGAATACCAATAGATGCGCGGCGCCCGCCCGATCAGCAACTCCGCCGTGCGCTTCAGGCCGAACAGCTGCACCTCATCCGCGCCGAACGATCCGGCACCGACCTCCGTCACCCAGACGGGCTTGTCGGGCACCGCCGCCTCAATCTCAGCTAACTTGTCGGGCCAGGCGTGGATCGGCCACAGATTCCAGTCGAGCGGAAAGCCATGCACCGCAACCACATCGACATGGTCCAGCGCCCCCAGCTCGCGCATCCGGCCCAGCCAGTGCGGGTCGATCGGCGACATGCCGCCCAGCACGCGCAGCACATCGGGATTGACGGCGGCGATCGCCCCGCCCGTGCGCGTCACCAGATCGGCATAATGCGTCCATTCGGGGTCGAGCAGCGGGTCCCAGTGCGACTTGTTGTTGGGCTCGTTCCAGATCATCGCGGCTTCGATCATTCACCCCTCCTCGCCGGATAGACGGCTGCATCCTGAAAGCTGGCGCACGGCACGGGGGCGGTGCGGCACAGATAGACTTCGGGTTCGGGATTGGCCTCGATCGAAAAGCCCGCAGCGCGCAGCATTGCCTGCGTGCCCGCCGGATTTGGCGCCCACCAGTTGGTCGGATCCCCGGCAAAGCTGTGTTCGATGAAATGGAGGCGCGGATAGCCCGGCGCATCGAAATAGCCGGGCGGGTCATAGGTGCCCGGCAGGTGGAACGGGTGGTCGCGCGGCGGATCGAACGGCGGCGCCGTCCCCTGCTGCATCGTCTGGAAAAGCATCCGGTCGCCCGCCACATGTTCGCGGATCAGGTCGAGCGCCAGCAACGGATGGCGCAGGTGGTACAGCACCCCCATGAACACCACCAAGTCGAACCGCTCGCCCAGTGCCGCCACGTCATAGACCGACATCCGGCGATACTCGATCCTGTCGAAGCCCAGCCGGTCGGCGACGAACCGCGCCTGCGCCAGATAATGCGGGTCGCTGTCGATTCCGACCACCCGCTCAGCCCCGCGCCGCGCCATTTCGACCGAATAGAAGCCGGCATTGCAGCCGATATCCAGCACTGTCAGCCCGCTCAGGTCGCCCGGCACCGCATCGGCAAAGCGCGCGAATTTGAAGGCGGGATAATCGCCCAGAAAATGGTCCGGCGCAGTCGAAACCCCGTGGCCCAGATCGATATTCTGGAACCACGGATGCAGCGCCGCGACCTGTGCCCGCAGATCGTCGGCGCGTTGGGCGGCGGCGCTCATGCCGTCACCTCGTTCAACGTGATCAGAACGGGCGATCCGTCGTGGCGGATATGCGTCACCGAAGCCGGATCGACGGCATAACGGTGAATATGGTCCAGGCTGAGGCCCAGCACCCCGGCAACCGCCGCGCGGATGACGTCGCCATGCGTGACCATTGCCACGCTTCCGATGGCGCCTGACCGCGCGACGCGTTCGATATGGTCCAGAACGCGCGCCTGTACGCGGCGCATCGTCTCCCCGCCCGGTGACGCCCCCTCTGCACGAGCACGGTTCCATTCGTGCCACGCAGGATCGGCGCTCAGTTCGTCGAAGCGGCGCCCGGTCCAGTCGCCGAAATCGATCTCGTCCAGCGCATCGACGGTCTGAACCGGCAACTGGTGCGGGGCCGCGATCCGCGCTGCGGTTTCCTGTGCGCGCCCGACGGGACTGGTTTCAACCCGATCGAACGAGCGGCCGGCCAGCCGATCCGCAAGCCGGTCTGCATCTGCCCGCCCCTCGTCCACCAACCCCGCGCACGCTCCACGTCCGGAAAGCACAACCCCAAGATCGGCATGTCTGGCATGACGTATCAGCAGAATATCACACGCCAATTAATATTCCTCTATAACAAATATAATAAAGCACTGTGGCGAAGTCAGCATCTACAAAGCTGCCAGCGCTTCTTTTGTTCCGTGAGCTTCTTCTTGTTGAGGAACCAAGATGATGCCCGTCAGTTAGATTGTCCTATTTGGCGATGGTTTCTTTAACATTGATAATATACGGGGGTTAATGCCGATGTCGGAAACCGTTCTTGTAACTGGCGGAGCTGGTTTCATTGGCCGCGCGGTGATTGCGCGACTGGTCGATCAGGGTCACCGCGTCCGTGTGCTGGATGCGCTGGTCGAGCAGGTGCATGGCGGCAGCGGCTGGCCCGCCGAACTGACGGGAATGGCCGAATGCGTGGCGGGCGATGTGCGCGATCCCGATGCGGTCGAACGCGCGCTGGACGGTATCGATTCGGTCATCCACCTGGCAGCAGAGGTCGGCGTCGGCCAGTCGATGTACGAGGTGGAGCGCTATACCGCCGTCAACGAACTGGGCAGTGCGATCCTGTTCGAAAAGCTGATCGGCCGCCCCATTCGCCGTGTCGTCACCGCATCGTCGATGAGCATTTACGGCGAAGGGCTATACCGCGACGCCGACGGCAACCCGGTCGAGGATGCGCGGCGCATCGCCGTCCGCGACCAACAGCGCGAATGGAACCCGCTGGACGATCAGGGCCGCCCGCTGATCCCCGTCGCCACGCCGGAAAGCAAGCGCCCCTCGCTCGAATCCATCTATGCGCTCGGCAAATATGTGCAGGAACGCCAGACGCACATCATGGCCCAGGCCTATGGCTATGAGGGGGTCTGCCTGCGCCTGTTCAACGTCTATGGCCCGGGTCAGGCACTGTCGAACCCCTATACCGGTGTGCTGGCGATCTTTGCCTCGCGATTGATGAACGGCGAGCGGCCGATGATCTTCGAGGATGGCGAGCAGCGGCGCGATTTCGTGCATGTCGACGATGTCGCACGGGCCTTTTGCGATGCGCTGACGGTGCCCGGCGCAGCGGGACATACGCTGAACATCGGCTCCGGCACGGATCGTTCGGTGCGTGAGATTGCAGAGACGCTGGCGACCGCGCTGGGGCGCGCGGAACTGTCACCCGAAATCGTCAGCAAGGGGCGGATCGGCGACATCCGCCACTGCTTCTGCGACACGCGGCTGGCGCGCGAGATTATCGGGTTCGAGGCGCAGGAGGATTTCGGCGCCGGGGTCCAGCGCCTTGCCCAATGGGTGTCCGAACAGCGCGCGACCGACCGCGTGGCGACGGCGCGCGCCGAACTCGAAGCACGCGGGCTGGTTTCGTGAGCGGGCGTCGCGTGCTGGTGACCGGGGGCGCGGGCTTCATCGGTTGCAATCTGGCCGACCGGCTGGCGCAACAGGGCGACCGGGTGATCGTCTATGACTCGCTGGTACGCCCTGGGACCGAGGCGAATGCCCGCTGGCTGGCGCAGCGCCACGCGGCTTCGGTCGAAGTCGTCATTGCCGACATTCTGGAACATGACGCGCTGGCCGACGCGGTCAGCCGGGCCGATGCGGTGGTACATCTGGCGGCTCAGGTCGCAGTGACGACCAGTCTGGTCGAACCGCTCGCGGATTTCGCCGTCAACCTGACGGGCACGATCGGCATCCTCGAACTGATCCGTGCCAGCACCCACCGGCCACCGATGGTCCTGGCATCGACAAACAAGGTCTACGGCAATCTCGACACGGTCGAACTGGCACTGGGCGAGGATGGCTATGCCCCCGTTGATGACGACACGCGCACACGCGGTGTCGGAGAAGCAACGCCGCTGGACTTCAAATCGCCCTATGGCTGCTCAAAGGGGGCGGCCGACCAATATGTCCTCGATTACGCGCACAGCTTCGGGCTGCGCACGCTGGTCTTTCGCATGAGCTGCATCTTTGGCGAGCGGCAGACCGGCAGTGAGGATCAGGGATGGGTCGCGCATTTCGCGCGCCGCGCGGCAGCGGGCGATCCGATCACCCTGTTCGGCGACGGCTGGCAGGTCCGCGATCTGCTGGACGTGCGCGATTGCGTCGATGCCTATGTCGCGGCACTCGACCGGATCGACACGGTTTCGGGGCGCGCCTTCAATCTGGGTGGCGGGTCCGCCAATGCCGTCAGCCTTCGCACCGTGCTGGACTCGCTGGAGGAGATGACCGGGCGTCCATTGAATGTGGACCGCGCCGATTGGCGGTCGGGCGATCAGCGGTGGTACGTGTCGGACAGCCGTGCCGCGCGTGCGGCCCTCGGCCTCGCCCCGCCACGCCACTGGCGTCATGCGCTGGACGATCTGGTACGTAGCTTTGAACAGAGCCAGCGGCCGCCCCTTCGACCGGTGCAGGCGCTGTGAGGCATTTGCTGATGACGGCCGACGCGGTCGGGGGCGTATGGCAATATGCGATCGACCTGTCGCGCGCGCTGGGCCCGCTGGGGTGGAACGTCACGCTGGCGACGCTCGGCCCGGCGCCCGACCGCGACCAGCGTGCGGCGGCAAGCGCGCTGCCCAATCTGGAACTGCACGTCACCGACCTGCCACTCGACTGGCTGGAACAGGGGGCCGCACCGGTGCTTCGCGCCGCCGACGGCATTGCCACCCTGGCCGCTGCCCAGGGGTGCGACGTGGTTCAGCTGAACATGCCGACACTGGCCGCAGGGGAGCGGTTCACGGTGCCGACGGTGGCAGTCACGCATGGCTGTGTCGCGACATGGTGGGCGGGCGCGCGCGGCGATCCGCTGGCGCCCCAATATCAATGGCATGCCCGGCTGATGCGGCAGGGACTGACCCGCGCCGACGCGGTGGTGGCGCCCAGTCACAGCTATGCCCGGATGGTCGCCAGCCATTACGCGCTGGATCAAAATCCGGCGGTGGTCTGCAATGGCCGTGACGCGCCCACCGCGCCCGAACATCCGGCGTTACAGGATTATGTGCTGACCGTCGGGCGGCTGTGGGACCGTGCGAAGAATATCGACACGCTGGACATCGCCGCCGGACAGCTGGCCGTCCCATTTCACGCGGCGGGCGCGCTGGTCGGTCCGCATGGCGAACGCGCCGCCATCCGGCATATTCATCCGCTGGGCCAGTTGTCGGGCGATGCGCTGGCGACATGGCGCGCGCCGCGTCCGG is from Sphingomonas sp. IW22 and encodes:
- a CDS encoding SDR family NAD(P)-dependent oxidoreductase, producing the protein MSGRRVLVTGGAGFIGCNLADRLAQQGDRVIVYDSLVRPGTEANARWLAQRHAASVEVVIADILEHDALADAVSRADAVVHLAAQVAVTTSLVEPLADFAVNLTGTIGILELIRASTHRPPMVLASTNKVYGNLDTVELALGEDGYAPVDDDTRTRGVGEATPLDFKSPYGCSKGAADQYVLDYAHSFGLRTLVFRMSCIFGERQTGSEDQGWVAHFARRAAAGDPITLFGDGWQVRDLLDVRDCVDAYVAALDRIDTVSGRAFNLGGGSANAVSLRTVLDSLEEMTGRPLNVDRADWRSGDQRWYVSDSRAARAALGLAPPRHWRHALDDLVRSFEQSQRPPLRPVQAL
- a CDS encoding glycosyltransferase family 4 protein, translating into MTADAVGGVWQYAIDLSRALGPLGWNVTLATLGPAPDRDQRAAASALPNLELHVTDLPLDWLEQGAAPVLRAADGIATLAAAQGCDVVQLNMPTLAAGERFTVPTVAVTHGCVATWWAGARGDPLAPQYQWHARLMRQGLTRADAVVAPSHSYARMVASHYALDQNPAVVCNGRDAPTAPEHPALQDYVLTVGRLWDRAKNIDTLDIAAGQLAVPFHAAGALVGPHGERAAIRHIHPLGQLSGDALATWRAPRPVFVSAARFEPFGLSVLEAAQSGCALVLSDIPTFRELWDGVAVFVDAEDASGFRQAIEGLIGNPARRHAMGEAALDHARQYRCSAAARDMDRIFNRLMADSARRAAA